A region of the Bacillota bacterium genome:
AACTATATATAATGCCCTCGAGTGGCAGTGCAGGAATCCATTCCCGAAGTGGTCTATTACTTTCTGTGTGTAGGGTGCTTCAAACTCCCTGTAGAGTTCCGGTGATATCATGCAGGCTATATCTTCAGACATATTAATACCATCTTGGAAGAAATATGTTCCGTATTCGGTATCTCCTAAATACTTGTAAACTCTGCTTTTTAAATCTTCAGCAAACTTAATTGTTGATTCTGCACAGAAATTCAAAAACTGATGTACCTCATCCGGATCATCAAAAAAATCAGTATAAATTGCCTCACCTCTTAAAGCATGTGCTAAATCCAGTGGAGAAAAAAAACCTCGCATATAAGGAATCCCCGAACTTTTAACATTTTCCATCAGCTTTTCCGAAATAATCATAAATTTCTTATACCATTTCGAGTTACCAATTTCTTGTAAGCATCTCCAATCTTCAAGACGTTTAAGTATAGGCTGGCTCCAACTGGTATCCTCTCCAAAAATAATTTCTCCCTCAACAAAAGCACTATAATCTCCTATTCCCAGTACAGGGGAAATATTGGGCAGAGTATCGTCAGACACATCTTTTCTTGCTTCATACACTTTTTCTGTTTCTTTTATTAAATCTTCTACATACCTATCGATATCCATGTCATTATCAAAATTATATTTATTAAGCTTGATATTTCTATACAATGCCATATCACTGTCTAATAGAGCCCTGTAAATAAAATTTCCTGTACTTCCTTTGTCTACTGCACTATAAAAATTTTCAAACCTTTCTACTACTTCTTTAAAGCAAGGTTTATAGTAACTTAATTCTTTAAACAAACTTATTCCCCCCCAAATTCTTCATCCTGGCTAATCTTCTTCAACCCTCCGAGGTATTTTGCTATAGTCTATCCCAATTTTTTTGTGAAACTCAATGATATTATTAATATAATCACTCTTTTTCAATATTGTATCAGGAAGTACACCCTCATTTTTTAAAATACGCAATTGTATAATATCAAGAATTAACTGGTCTATTGCCAACTCTATCAGCATGGTATTGCTTGTAATAACGCTAATCTCTTCTATAGTCTCGTTGCCTTCCCCTATAAGGATTCTTTCTCTATCTGCAACAACTATTATTCTCCGCCTGGTCCATATTTCTTTTAATACATCCTTTGGAATACCGTATTGGTATATGACACCAAAATCATAAGGAAGTTGGCCGTAAGAAAAGCTAATTATGTTGACACCCCTGTTATGCGCTTCCTGCAAATCATTCATGAAAATTAAAGCTTCTTGCTCCCATATGGATAGATAAATATCATTTTTAGCTTCTCTTATCAAGTGTTTGATCTCTTTGATCATATATTCATAATCTGTTATATTTATAAGATAACTGTCAACTTTTGAGTCTGATTTGATATTGTCCATTTTCTCTTCCAACTCGGATATCTTTTTAAGATAGTCTTCCCGGTACCTATTAAAAAGCTCCTTGTATGAAACCGGCGAATAGAGCTTGGGATTTGCTTCTATTTCAATTACCGCTCCCTTCTGCACAAGCCTTTTCAGAATATCATATATCATTGTTCTGGTAATATCGGTGTTTTTTGCGATCTCGTAACCGCTCATAGGATTTTTTATAACTAAAGC
Encoded here:
- a CDS encoding TrmB family transcriptional regulator, translating into MENIVNMMQDIGFSINEAKVYLALVIKNPMSGYEIAKNTDITRTMIYDILKRLVQKGAVIEIEANPKLYSPVSYKELFNRYREDYLKKISELEEKMDNIKSDSKVDSYLINITDYEYMIKEIKHLIREAKNDIYLSIWEQEALIFMNDLQEAHNRGVNIISFSYGQLPYDFGVIYQYGIPKDVLKEIWTRRRIIVVADRERILIGEGNETIEEISVITSNTMLIELAIDQLILDIIQLRILKNEGVLPDTILKKSDYINNIIEFHKKIGIDYSKIPRRVEED